One genomic region from Thermus antranikianii DSM 12462 encodes:
- a CDS encoding 3-isopropylmalate dehydratase large subunit: MGMTLAEKILSRKAGREVRAGELVVVEVDQVMVVDSIAGSFFKRLEYLGATPRYPERVSIVIDHVAPAANLEVAKAQKEIREWGRKHGIRVFDVGRGVCHQVLIEEGLAQPGWIVVGSDSHSTTYGAVGAFGTGMGATDIALAAASGRTWFRVPESVKVTFRGKLPKGVTAKDAALEMVRLLTAEGATYMAVEIHLLDGAESLSRGERMTLANLTVEAGAKAGLVVPSGEILDLYRVPEWLYPDPDAQYAREVEIDLSTLSPRVSVPFHVDNVQEVAAVRGKRVDQVFIGTCTNGRIEDLRAAAEVLKGRKVAPGVRLLVIPASSQVLEEATRDGTLLTLLEAGATIGTPGCGPCMGRHMGVLAPGEVCVSTSNRNFRGRMGAPDAEIYLASPRVAAASAVAGYIATPEDLAPLSQEEAHA; encoded by the coding sequence ATGGGCATGACCTTGGCGGAAAAGATACTTTCCAGGAAGGCGGGAAGGGAGGTGCGGGCCGGGGAGCTGGTGGTGGTGGAGGTGGACCAGGTGATGGTGGTGGACTCCATCGCCGGGAGCTTCTTCAAGCGCCTGGAGTATCTGGGGGCTACCCCCCGGTACCCGGAAAGGGTTTCCATCGTCATCGACCACGTGGCCCCAGCGGCCAACCTCGAGGTGGCCAAGGCCCAGAAGGAGATCCGGGAATGGGGAAGGAAGCACGGCATCCGGGTCTTTGACGTGGGAAGAGGCGTGTGCCACCAGGTGCTCATCGAGGAGGGCCTGGCCCAGCCGGGCTGGATCGTGGTGGGGTCGGATTCCCACTCCACCACCTACGGGGCGGTGGGGGCCTTCGGCACGGGCATGGGGGCCACGGATATCGCCTTGGCCGCCGCCAGCGGCCGCACCTGGTTCAGGGTGCCGGAAAGCGTCAAGGTGACCTTCCGGGGGAAGCTTCCCAAGGGGGTCACCGCCAAGGACGCGGCCCTTGAGATGGTGCGCCTCCTCACCGCCGAGGGCGCCACCTATATGGCGGTGGAGATCCACCTCCTGGACGGGGCGGAGTCCTTGAGCCGGGGCGAGCGCATGACCCTGGCCAACCTCACCGTGGAGGCTGGGGCCAAGGCGGGGCTGGTGGTGCCCTCGGGGGAGATCCTGGATCTTTACCGGGTGCCCGAGTGGCTCTACCCCGACCCCGACGCCCAGTATGCCCGGGAGGTGGAGATCGACCTTTCCACCCTCTCCCCTAGGGTTTCCGTACCCTTCCACGTGGACAACGTGCAGGAGGTGGCCGCCGTCCGAGGCAAGCGGGTGGACCAGGTGTTCATCGGCACCTGCACCAATGGGCGCATCGAGGACCTGAGGGCCGCCGCCGAGGTGCTAAAGGGGAGGAAGGTGGCCCCCGGGGTGCGCCTTTTGGTGATTCCCGCAAGCTCCCAGGTTTTGGAGGAAGCCACCCGGGATGGCACCCTTCTCACCCTGCTGGAGGCTGGGGCCACCATCGGCACCCCTGGGTGCGGTCCTTGCATGGGGCGGCACATGGGGGTTTTGGCCCCGGGAGAGGTGTGCGTGTCCACCAGCAACCGCAACTTCCGGGGGCGCATGGGGGCTCCCGATGCCGAGATCTACCTGGCAAGCCCCCGCGTGGCGGCGGCCAGCGCCGTGGCCGGGTATATCGCCACTCCCGAGGACCTAGCCCCTTTGTCCCAGGAGGAAGCCCATGCCTAG
- the lysW gene encoding lysine biosynthesis protein LysW, whose product MVATCPECGAELTLANPELGELVVCEDCGAELEVVGLDPLRLEPAPEEAEDWGE is encoded by the coding sequence ATGGTAGCCACTTGCCCTGAATGCGGTGCGGAGCTGACCCTGGCAAACCCCGAGTTGGGGGAACTTGTGGTGTGCGAGGACTGCGGCGCGGAGCTGGAGGTGGTGGGGCTGGACCCCCTTCGCCTGGAGCCCGCCCCGGAGGAGGCGGAGGACTGGGGAGAGTGA
- a CDS encoding paraquat-inducible protein A — protein sequence MEDLEITCPVCGEASVVLAEDVETLEVGDVLECEACGAFLEVVSLDPLEVEVTEEGLEAFFVDCPRCGYTFEVSEEDRGQEVECPECGFRFVPDWSEVDEEDEEW from the coding sequence ATGGAGGATCTGGAGATCACCTGCCCGGTGTGCGGCGAGGCCAGCGTGGTGCTGGCCGAGGACGTGGAGACCCTGGAAGTAGGGGACGTGCTGGAGTGCGAGGCTTGCGGGGCCTTTCTGGAGGTGGTCTCCCTGGATCCTCTTGAGGTGGAGGTGACGGAGGAGGGCCTCGAGGCCTTCTTCGTGGACTGCCCCCGTTGCGGCTATACCTTCGAGGTATCCGAGGAGGATCGAGGCCAAGAGGTGGAGTGCCCGGAGTGCGGCTTTCGGTTTGTCCCTGACTGGAGTGAAGTGGACGAGGAGGACGAGGAATGGTAG
- a CDS encoding homoaconitate hydratase (catalyzes the formation of homoisocitrate from cis-homoaconitate): MPRVWKFGDHINTDDILPGKYAPFMVGEDRFHTFAFAHLRPEFAKEVKPGDILVFGRNAGLGSSREYAPEALRKLGIQAVIAKSYARIFFRNLVNLGIIPFESEEVVDALEDGDRVELDLETGVLVRGGERFALRPPPPFLLEALREGSLLDYYKKYGRFPGE; this comes from the coding sequence ATGCCTAGGGTTTGGAAGTTTGGCGACCACATCAACACCGACGACATCCTTCCCGGCAAGTACGCGCCTTTCATGGTGGGGGAGGACCGGTTCCACACCTTCGCCTTCGCCCACCTGCGGCCCGAGTTTGCCAAGGAGGTGAAACCCGGGGACATCCTGGTTTTCGGAAGGAATGCCGGGCTTGGCAGTAGCCGGGAGTACGCCCCAGAGGCCCTGCGCAAGCTGGGCATCCAGGCGGTCATTGCCAAGAGCTACGCCCGCATCTTCTTCCGCAACCTGGTGAACCTGGGGATCATTCCCTTCGAATCGGAGGAGGTGGTGGATGCGCTAGAGGACGGGGATAGGGTGGAGCTGGATCTGGAAACGGGGGTTCTGGTGCGGGGAGGAGAGCGCTTTGCCCTTCGTCCCCCGCCGCCCTTCCTGTTGGAGGCTTTGAGGGAGGGTTCCCTGCTGGACTACTACAAGAAGTATGGCCGCTTCCCGGGGGAGTAA
- the lysX gene encoding lysine biosynthesis protein LysX: MLAILYDRIRPDEKMLFERAEALGIPYRKVYVPALRMVLGERPKELEGVTVALERCVSQTRGLAVARYLTALGIPVVNRPEVMETCGDKWATSVALERHGLPQPRTALLTDAEEALKLMEEWGYPVVLKPVIGSWGRLLAKITDREAAEAILEHKEVLGGFQHQLLYLQEYVRKPGRDIRVFVVGDRAIAAIYRRSQHWITNTARGGQAENCPVTPEIAELSVRAAQAVGGGVVAIDLFESERGLLVNEVNHTMEFKNSVHTTGVDIPGEILRYTWEQGRTAS, encoded by the coding sequence ATGCTGGCCATCCTGTACGACCGCATCCGCCCCGACGAGAAGATGCTCTTTGAGAGGGCTGAGGCCCTGGGCATTCCCTACAGGAAGGTCTACGTTCCCGCCTTGCGCATGGTCCTGGGGGAGAGGCCTAAGGAGTTGGAAGGGGTCACGGTGGCCCTGGAACGCTGCGTAAGCCAGACCCGGGGCCTGGCCGTGGCCCGTTACCTCACCGCCTTGGGCATCCCCGTGGTGAACCGGCCCGAGGTCATGGAAACCTGCGGGGACAAGTGGGCCACCAGCGTGGCTCTGGAACGCCATGGCCTGCCTCAGCCCAGAACGGCCCTCCTCACCGACGCGGAGGAAGCCCTGAAGCTCATGGAGGAATGGGGCTATCCCGTGGTGCTGAAGCCGGTGATTGGAAGCTGGGGAAGGCTTCTCGCCAAGATCACCGACCGGGAGGCCGCCGAGGCCATCCTGGAGCACAAGGAGGTTCTGGGGGGGTTTCAGCACCAGCTCCTTTACCTGCAGGAGTACGTGAGGAAGCCGGGGCGGGACATACGGGTCTTCGTGGTGGGGGATAGGGCCATCGCCGCCATCTACCGGAGGAGCCAGCACTGGATCACCAACACCGCCCGGGGAGGGCAGGCGGAAAACTGCCCCGTAACCCCGGAGATCGCGGAGCTTTCCGTGCGGGCGGCCCAGGCGGTGGGGGGTGGGGTGGTGGCCATCGACCTCTTTGAGTCCGAGCGGGGCCTTTTGGTGAACGAGGTGAACCACACCATGGAGTTCAAGAACTCCGTGCACACCACGGGGGTGGATATCCCGGGGGAGATCCTCCGGTACACGTGGGAGCAAGGGAGGACGGCTTCATGA
- the argC gene encoding N-acetyl-gamma-glutamyl-phosphate reductase: protein MSAEKKTVSIVGASGYAGGEFLRLALSHPYLEVKQVTSRRFAGEPVAFVHPNLRGRTNLKFIPPEKLEPADILVLSLPHGVFAQEFDRYADLAPILIDLSADFRLKDLDLYRKYYGEHPRPELLGRFVYALPELYRERLKEADWMAGAGCNATATLLGLYPLLKGGVLKPGPIFVTLLISTSAAGAEPSPASHHPERAGSIRVYKPTGHRHTAEVVENLPGKPEVYLTAIATDRVRGILMTAQAFLQDGWSERDVWQAYREAYGGEPFIRIVKQKKGIHRYPDPRFVQGTNYADIGFELEEDTGRLVVMTAIDNLVKGTAGHALQALNIRMGWPETLGLDFPGLHP from the coding sequence ATGAGCGCCGAGAAAAAAACCGTGTCCATCGTGGGGGCCTCGGGGTATGCGGGAGGGGAGTTTTTGCGCCTGGCTCTTTCCCACCCTTACCTCGAGGTGAAGCAGGTAACCTCGAGGCGCTTCGCTGGCGAGCCCGTGGCCTTCGTCCATCCCAACCTGAGGGGGAGGACCAACCTGAAGTTCATCCCCCCGGAGAAACTGGAGCCCGCCGACATCCTGGTGCTTTCCCTGCCCCACGGGGTCTTCGCCCAGGAGTTCGATCGCTATGCGGATCTAGCCCCCATCCTCATCGACCTTTCCGCGGACTTCCGGCTTAAGGACCTGGACCTCTACCGCAAGTACTACGGGGAGCATCCCAGGCCCGAGCTTCTCGGCCGCTTTGTCTACGCCCTGCCCGAGCTTTACCGGGAGAGGCTTAAGGAAGCGGACTGGATGGCGGGGGCCGGGTGCAACGCCACCGCCACGCTCCTGGGCCTGTACCCCCTCCTTAAAGGGGGGGTGCTGAAGCCCGGACCCATCTTCGTCACCCTCCTCATCTCCACCTCGGCGGCGGGGGCTGAGCCCAGCCCTGCCAGCCACCATCCCGAGCGGGCCGGCTCCATCCGGGTCTACAAGCCCACGGGCCACCGCCACACCGCCGAGGTGGTGGAGAACCTCCCGGGAAAGCCTGAGGTGTACCTCACCGCCATCGCCACCGACCGGGTGCGGGGCATCCTCATGACCGCCCAGGCCTTTTTGCAGGATGGCTGGAGCGAGCGGGATGTCTGGCAGGCGTACCGGGAGGCCTATGGGGGTGAGCCTTTTATCCGTATCGTCAAGCAGAAAAAGGGCATTCACCGCTATCCCGACCCCCGCTTCGTCCAGGGCACCAACTATGCGGACATCGGCTTTGAGCTGGAGGAGGACACGGGGAGGCTGGTGGTGATGACCGCCATCGACAACCTGGTGAAGGGCACCGCCGGGCACGCCCTACAAGCCCTAAACATCCGCATGGGCTGGCCCGAGACCCTGGGCCTGGATTTCCCGGGACTGCACCCGTAG
- a CDS encoding type II toxin-antitoxin system HicA family toxin: MPPRPEEVLRKLKRLGFEEVGGKGSHRVLIHPDGRRTVVPFHRKELKRGTFLGILKDVGLTEEEFRNL; the protein is encoded by the coding sequence ATGCCGCCTAGACCCGAGGAGGTCCTGCGCAAGTTGAAGCGCCTGGGCTTCGAGGAGGTGGGTGGCAAAGGAAGTCACAGGGTCCTTATCCACCCCGACGGCCGGCGCACGGTAGTCCCCTTTCACCGCAAGGAACTTAAAAGGGGCACCTTCCTGGGCATCCTTAAGGACGTAGGCCTCACCGAGGAGGAATTCCGGAACCTTTAG
- a CDS encoding type II toxin-antitoxin system HicB family antitoxin — protein MKRYWIRVYPDPEEPGVWLAEVPAVYGVRSDGDSREEAIRNVQEALEAMLEALKAKGLPIPEAEEEWVEVQVDAA, from the coding sequence ATGAAGCGCTACTGGATCCGGGTCTATCCCGACCCTGAAGAACCTGGGGTCTGGCTGGCCGAGGTCCCCGCGGTATACGGGGTGCGCTCAGACGGGGATAGCCGTGAAGAGGCCATCCGCAACGTGCAAGAAGCCCTCGAGGCCATGCTGGAAGCCTTGAAGGCCAAAGGCCTTCCCATCCCCGAGGCCGAGGAGGAATGGGTAGAGGTGCAAGTGGATGCCGCCTAG